Proteins found in one Ciona intestinalis unplaced genomic scaffold, KH HT000889.1, whole genome shotgun sequence genomic segment:
- the LOC104266117 gene encoding piggyBac transposable element-derived protein 4-like produces the protein MFSATAAAEILMDAGSDLSDLESDHDEDDNVGSFIVPNVADISDSDSESSDDSLPPPPPPANVWKSSITQQSLNSFLGEHGLSSHACVSNDDSPLEYFRLIFTDELLTLVVEETNRYAAQYLQKTPLSSKSRAHNWKPVDAEELSLFLGLTLLTGIVHKRGKLESYWSKNSMIETPFFGKSMSRNRYQAITGFLHFNDNEKLAENNDNDKLYKVRPVYDLIVARWKAL, from the coding sequence ATGTTTTCTGCTACTGCTGCTGCTGAAATACTCATGGATGCTGGTTCAGACTTGAGCGATTTAGAGTCTGACCATGACGAAGATGACAACGTGGGCAGTTTTATTGTACCCAATGTTGCGGATATTTCCGATTCCGATAGTGAATCTAGTGATGATTCCctaccaccaccaccaccacctgCAAACGTCTGGAAGTCATCCATCACCCAACAATCTTTGAACTCCTTTTTGGGAGAGCACGGTCTATCCTCTCACGCTTGTGTCAGTAATGACGATAGCCCATTAGAATATTTTAGACTGATATTTACTGACGAACTTTTGACCTTGGTTGTTGAGGAGACCAATCGGTATGCTGCTCAGTACCTTCAAAAAACGCCTCTTTCCTCCAAGTCTAGAGCACATAATTGGAAACCGGTTGATGCTGAGGAATTGTCTTTGTTTCTTGGGCTTACTCTGCTAACTGGCATAGTCCATAAACGTGGAAAACTGGAGTCTTATTGGAGCAAAAATTCGATGATTGAGACGCCATTTTTTGGTAAATCTATGTCCAGAAACCGATACCAAGCCATCACCggatttttacatttcaatGATAACGAAAAACTTGCGGAAAATAATGATAATGATAAGCTATACAAAGTTCGTCCCGTTTATGATCTGATCGTTGCTAGGTGGAAGGCTTTATAA